A part of Campylobacter concisus genomic DNA contains:
- a CDS encoding Clp protease — translation MAEFDKLNLADIQMSLLADRNIFLYGQIDQEICLATQKILLYLDSVNQSDINIYISGPGGSIYDGFGLIDFMKTIKSPINTFCVGLAASMSALIFLNGDKRYMLPNSSLMLHQPLGGASGQASDIELIANQILKIKSKVNEMIKANSNLKIAKIEQITDRDCYIDAPLAITYGLANEIISTKKGE, via the coding sequence ATGGCAGAGTTTGACAAGCTAAATTTAGCTGACATTCAAATGAGCTTACTTGCTGATAGAAATATCTTTTTATATGGGCAGATAGATCAAGAAATTTGCCTAGCTACACAAAAGATACTTTTGTATCTTGACAGTGTAAATCAAAGCGACATAAACATATATATAAGTGGTCCTGGTGGCTCAATATATGATGGCTTTGGACTAATCGACTTTATGAAGACCATAAAATCACCAATCAACACTTTTTGCGTCGGTCTAGCTGCCTCTATGTCTGCGCTCATATTTTTAAACGGAGATAAACGCTATATGCTGCCAAACTCAAGCCTCATGCTTCATCAGCCTCTTGGTGGCGCATCAGGTCAAGCAAGCGACATAGAGCTGATCGCAAATCAAATTTTAAAAATCAAATCAAAAGTCAACGAGATGATAAAGGCTAATAGCAACCTAAAGATAGCAAAGATAGAACAGATCACCGATAGAGACTGCTATATAGACGCACCATTAGCCATTACTTATGGCCTAGCAAATGAAATAATATCAACTAAAAAAGGAGAATAA